In Symphalangus syndactylus isolate Jambi chromosome 14, NHGRI_mSymSyn1-v2.1_pri, whole genome shotgun sequence, one DNA window encodes the following:
- the LOC129462542 gene encoding acyl-CoA-binding protein-like gives MSQAEFEKAAEEVRHLKTKPADDEMLFIYGRYKQVTVGDINTERPGMLDFTGKAKWDAWNELKGTTKEDAMKAYINKVEELKKKYGI, from the coding sequence ATGTCTCAGGCTGAGTTTGAGAAAGCTGCAGAGGAGGTTAGGCACCTTAAGACCAAGCCAGCGGATGATGAGATGCTGTTCATCTATGGCCGCTACAAACAAGTAACTGTGGGCGACATAAATACAGAACGGCCCGGGATGTTGGACTTCACAGGCAAGGCCAAGTGGGATGCCTGGAATGAGCTGAAAGGGACTACCAAGGAAGATGCCATGAAAGCTTACATCAACAAAGTAGAAGAGCTAAAGAAAAAATACGGGATATGA